One stretch of Natronobacterium gregoryi SP2 DNA includes these proteins:
- a CDS encoding translation initiation factor IF-2 subunit gamma gives MAGNQQPEVNIGLVGHVDHGKTTLVQALSGSWTDQHSEEMKRGISIRLGYADATFRHCEGLEEPECYTVAEECPGGSASEPLRTVSFVDAPGHETLMATMLSGASLMDGAVLVISANEPVPQPQTEEHLMALDIIGIDNIVIAQNKVDLVSGDQARQNYEEIQEFVEGTVAEDAPVVPVSAGQEVNLDLLMQAIEEEIPTPERNPDADPLMHVARSFDINKPGTTADDLAGGVLGGSLVQGELEVGQEIEIRPGREVEEGGQSEYVPIETTIRSLQAGGEDVDAATPGGLLGVGTGLDPSLTKGDALAGRMAGPAGSLPPTWDGFTMDVDLLDRVVGTDGEEGEIEDISTGEPLMMTVGTATTVGAVTSAREGECEVNLKRPVAAEPGAKIAINRRIGARWRLIGLGTLKE, from the coding sequence ATGGCAGGAAATCAACAACCGGAGGTGAACATCGGGCTCGTCGGTCACGTCGACCACGGCAAGACCACGCTGGTTCAGGCCCTGAGTGGGTCGTGGACCGACCAGCACAGCGAGGAGATGAAACGCGGCATCTCCATCAGGCTCGGCTACGCGGACGCGACGTTCCGTCACTGCGAGGGACTCGAGGAACCCGAGTGTTACACCGTCGCCGAGGAGTGTCCGGGCGGCTCGGCGAGCGAGCCACTGCGAACGGTTTCGTTCGTCGACGCCCCCGGACACGAGACCCTGATGGCAACCATGCTGTCGGGGGCCTCGCTGATGGACGGTGCCGTGCTGGTCATCAGCGCTAACGAGCCCGTGCCACAGCCCCAGACCGAAGAGCACCTGATGGCACTCGATATCATCGGGATCGACAACATCGTCATCGCCCAGAACAAGGTCGACCTCGTCAGCGGCGACCAGGCTCGACAGAACTACGAGGAGATCCAAGAGTTCGTCGAGGGAACCGTCGCCGAAGACGCTCCCGTCGTCCCCGTCTCCGCGGGCCAGGAAGTCAACCTCGACTTGCTGATGCAGGCGATCGAGGAGGAGATTCCCACGCCAGAGCGGAATCCCGACGCCGATCCACTGATGCACGTCGCACGGAGCTTCGACATCAACAAACCCGGCACGACCGCCGACGACCTCGCCGGCGGCGTCCTCGGCGGCAGTCTCGTCCAGGGCGAACTCGAGGTCGGCCAGGAGATCGAGATCCGGCCCGGCCGCGAGGTCGAGGAAGGTGGTCAAAGCGAGTACGTCCCGATCGAGACGACGATCCGGTCGCTGCAGGCCGGCGGCGAGGACGTCGATGCCGCGACCCCCGGTGGTCTGCTGGGCGTCGGTACCGGCCTCGATCCGTCGCTGACCAAAGGTGACGCGCTTGCAGGTCGGATGGCCGGTCCCGCAGGCTCGCTGCCGCCGACCTGGGACGGCTTTACGATGGACGTCGACCTGCTCGATCGCGTCGTCGGCACCGACGGCGAGGAAGGCGAGATCGAGGATATCAGCACGGGCGAACCGCTGATGATGACCGTCGGGACGGCGACGACCGTCGGCGCGGTCACCAGCGCTCGAGAAGGCGAGTGTGAGGTCAATCTCAAGCGGCCAGTCGCGGCCGAACCCGGCGCGAAGATCGCGATAAACCGCCGGATCGGCGCACGCTGGCGACTGATCGGCCTCGGGACACTCAAGGAGTAA
- a CDS encoding PIN domain-containing protein has translation MDSQGRTRVALDTSALMMPVELDVRLFDELERLVDSFDPTIPQAVLEELRRLSEKGGTEGTAANVGHDLATERCLVVDTEASYADDALVELAREGAVDYVVTNDRPLCDRVLEASIPVIALRGRNKLAITQP, from the coding sequence ATGGATTCCCAAGGCCGGACACGAGTCGCACTCGATACGAGCGCTCTCATGATGCCGGTCGAACTCGACGTGCGACTGTTCGACGAACTCGAGCGGTTGGTCGATTCGTTCGACCCGACGATTCCACAGGCCGTCCTCGAAGAGTTGCGACGGCTCTCCGAAAAGGGGGGCACCGAGGGAACGGCAGCGAACGTCGGTCATGATCTGGCGACCGAGCGCTGTCTGGTCGTCGACACGGAGGCATCGTACGCAGACGACGCCTTGGTCGAACTCGCCCGCGAGGGCGCAGTCGACTACGTCGTCACGAACGACCGCCCGCTGTGCGACCGGGTGCTCGAAGCGAGCATACCGGTAATTGCATTACGCGGGAGAAACAAGTTAGCGATCACTCAACCATAG
- a CDS encoding DNA-directed RNA polymerase — protein sequence MYKRVRLKDTVEVPPEELGDVSPDLVKRLLQDKLEGQMDEEVGSVVSITNVHDIGEGTVLPNEPGVYYEADFDAVTFDPQMQEVVDGTVVEVVEFGAFVGIGPVDGLLHVSQISDEYLAFDGENQQLASNESSRTLTVDDAVRARIVTKSIDERNPRDSKIGLTAKQPGLGKHEWLEDEHEKREATATEGE from the coding sequence ATGTACAAACGGGTTAGATTGAAAGACACGGTGGAAGTACCGCCGGAGGAGCTCGGCGACGTCTCGCCGGACCTCGTGAAGCGACTGCTGCAGGACAAACTCGAGGGACAGATGGACGAGGAGGTGGGAAGCGTCGTCTCCATCACCAACGTCCACGACATCGGTGAAGGGACGGTGTTGCCCAACGAACCCGGCGTCTACTACGAAGCCGACTTCGACGCCGTCACGTTCGACCCACAGATGCAGGAGGTCGTCGACGGGACGGTCGTCGAGGTCGTCGAGTTCGGTGCCTTCGTCGGGATCGGGCCGGTCGACGGTCTGCTTCACGTTTCCCAGATCAGCGACGAGTATCTCGCGTTCGACGGCGAGAACCAGCAACTCGCTTCCAACGAGTCCAGTCGGACGCTCACGGTCGACGACGCGGTCCGTGCTCGCATCGTCACCAAGAGCATCGACGAACGCAATCCGCGCGACTCGAAGATCGGTCTCACTGCGAAACAGCCAGGACTCGGCAAACACGAGTGGCTCGAGGACGAACACGAAAAACGCGAAGCAACCGCAACCGAAGGTGAATAA
- the spt4 gene encoding transcription elongation factor subunit Spt4, with product MASDRLVCRECHRVNDPDNETCDACNSSSLTEDWAGYVVIAHPEESQIASEMQITEPGAYALKVR from the coding sequence ATGGCATCCGATCGTCTCGTCTGTCGCGAGTGTCACCGCGTCAACGATCCGGACAACGAGACCTGTGACGCCTGTAACTCCTCGTCGCTGACCGAGGATTGGGCGGGCTACGTCGTCATCGCTCACCCCGAAGAAAGCCAGATCGCCTCGGAGATGCAGATAACCGAGCCCGGCGCGTACGCGCTGAAAGTCCGCTAA
- a CDS encoding GTP-dependent dephospho-CoA kinase family protein: MTGDEYDSDPTDGAVSDPADQLLVLPEELRSELKEPMGPIETDVESLLEAAGEPLIAVGDVVTYHLLEAGHEPDLALVDERTEREAVDEEIRETVTARTNLEAVNPPAEITEDVVWALCEGLERLEPTTIVVDGEEDLVALPAIVAAPDGASVVYGQPGEGMVHVRVTEETRTRGRELLERFEGDIERFFQLLE; this comes from the coding sequence GTGACGGGCGACGAATACGATTCCGATCCGACCGACGGTGCGGTCTCCGACCCGGCCGATCAGCTACTCGTTCTCCCAGAAGAACTTCGAAGCGAACTCAAAGAACCGATGGGGCCGATCGAGACCGACGTCGAATCGCTGCTCGAGGCCGCCGGCGAGCCACTGATCGCGGTCGGCGATGTCGTCACCTACCACCTCCTGGAAGCCGGCCACGAACCCGACCTCGCGCTCGTCGACGAGCGAACCGAGCGAGAGGCCGTCGACGAGGAGATTCGCGAGACCGTCACCGCCCGGACGAACCTCGAGGCGGTCAACCCGCCCGCCGAGATCACCGAAGACGTCGTCTGGGCGCTCTGTGAGGGACTCGAGCGGCTCGAACCGACGACGATCGTGGTCGACGGCGAGGAGGACCTCGTCGCCCTCCCAGCGATCGTCGCCGCACCCGACGGGGCGAGCGTCGTCTACGGCCAGCCCGGCGAAGGGATGGTCCACGTCCGCGTCACCGAGGAAACCAGAACGCGAGGCCGAGAGCTACTCGAGCGCTTCGAGGGTGACATCGAGCGGTTCTTCCAGTTACTCGAGTGA
- a CDS encoding geranylgeranyl reductase family protein, whose amino-acid sequence MYDFVVVGVGPAGARFSRRAARRGHDVLALEQGTVGTPLACSGHVSTDVWAFTGDGARDELLQNEIYGARFHVGGPNSEAYPFYKDEVASNVVDRVGLDRHLAALAREAGVDVREAHTVTDVREHHDRVEVVASGPDETHTFEAKLVAGCDGPRSKVRAELGLPEPGELLHGVLAFSEEEDHQDFVDVHLTAPTFFAWRIPRGDAGVEYGLAAPPGVQVNKHFEELIDGYEIDVARRCSGAIPIGPPNRVTSRRGFLIGDAAGQTKPFTGGGILYGMTSADHAARKIDPDWPSTLEAYERAWRDDLERDQFLGQWIRRAYSLPEPVQRIGLRVLSGEIGVHMDRPTSLVSPRHLRAMASRLWR is encoded by the coding sequence ATGTACGATTTTGTCGTCGTGGGCGTCGGCCCCGCCGGTGCGCGGTTCTCTCGGCGAGCCGCCCGACGCGGGCACGACGTGCTCGCACTCGAGCAGGGAACCGTCGGGACGCCACTGGCCTGTTCCGGTCACGTCAGCACCGACGTCTGGGCGTTTACGGGTGACGGCGCACGCGACGAACTTCTCCAGAACGAGATCTACGGTGCCCGGTTTCACGTCGGCGGGCCGAACAGCGAGGCGTACCCCTTCTACAAGGACGAGGTCGCCTCGAACGTCGTCGACCGGGTCGGACTGGATCGGCATCTCGCCGCCCTCGCACGCGAGGCCGGTGTCGACGTCCGCGAGGCCCACACCGTCACCGATGTCCGCGAGCACCACGACCGCGTGGAAGTCGTCGCTAGTGGCCCCGACGAAACTCACACGTTCGAGGCGAAACTGGTCGCAGGCTGTGACGGCCCACGCTCGAAGGTGCGGGCGGAACTCGGCCTCCCCGAACCCGGCGAACTGCTTCACGGCGTGCTCGCTTTCTCCGAGGAGGAAGACCACCAGGACTTCGTCGACGTCCACCTCACCGCACCGACGTTCTTCGCGTGGCGTATCCCCCGTGGCGACGCCGGCGTCGAGTACGGCCTCGCAGCCCCGCCGGGCGTCCAGGTGAACAAACACTTCGAGGAGTTGATCGACGGCTACGAGATCGACGTCGCCCGTCGCTGTTCGGGTGCGATCCCGATCGGCCCGCCCAATCGAGTGACGAGTCGCCGAGGCTTCCTGATCGGCGACGCGGCTGGCCAGACAAAGCCGTTCACCGGCGGCGGCATCCTCTATGGCATGACCAGCGCCGACCACGCCGCCCGCAAGATCGACCCCGACTGGCCGTCGACGCTCGAGGCCTACGAGCGTGCCTGGCGCGACGATCTCGAGCGCGACCAGTTCCTGGGTCAGTGGATTCGTCGAGCGTACTCGCTGCCCGAACCGGTCCAGCGGATCGGCCTCCGAGTGTTGTCCGGCGAGATCGGCGTCCACATGGATCGGCCGACGTCGCTCGTCTCGCCGCGACACCTTCGGGCGATGGCGTCGCGGCTGTGGCGGTGA
- a CDS encoding carboxypeptidase M32, producing MATDPAQSERADDTYDEFESRVERISNVGNAAGILRWDQEVVMPEEGTPARAQQLSTLSSISHELLTADETGKLLEELEDADLTDKQVAVVREVRRRYDRETSVPQELVEEISETTANAHPTWKEAKENDDFETFAPTLEKLVELKREYAEHVDPDADPYAVLFSEYEPYLDLETAERVLERLRDELVALIEEIDASESDLETDAFSGEFDDDDQETLARDVLDSLGYDWDRGRLDTAPHPFSSGTQFDARVTTRFEEDDLLGSITSTIHEFGHANYTLGLPDDGYGTPLGESRDLSVHESQSRLWENHVGRSRPFWEQFLPIARERFPELEDVTPEEAYEAANQVYDDNLIRVEADELTYHLHIVIRFEIERELISGDLEVADVPEVWNDKYEEYLGVRPETDAEGCLQDIHWSHGSFGYFPTYSLGSVLAAQLYAAAEDDLGDLTDDIRAGEFDALNGWLRENVHQHGCRYTTPELIEQATGEPFTADYFLEYVEEKYGKLYGL from the coding sequence ATGGCAACCGATCCGGCCCAGAGCGAACGGGCTGACGACACCTACGACGAGTTCGAGTCGCGAGTCGAACGCATTTCGAACGTCGGCAACGCCGCCGGCATCCTGCGCTGGGACCAGGAAGTCGTGATGCCCGAGGAGGGGACGCCCGCCCGGGCACAGCAACTCTCGACGCTGTCCTCGATCAGCCACGAACTGCTGACCGCCGACGAGACTGGAAAGCTGCTCGAGGAACTCGAGGACGCAGATCTCACAGACAAACAGGTTGCGGTCGTCCGCGAGGTCCGCCGACGATACGACCGCGAGACCAGCGTCCCGCAGGAACTCGTCGAGGAAATCTCGGAGACGACGGCCAACGCCCATCCAACGTGGAAAGAAGCGAAAGAGAACGACGACTTCGAGACGTTCGCGCCGACCCTCGAGAAACTCGTCGAACTCAAACGCGAGTACGCCGAACACGTCGATCCCGACGCCGATCCCTACGCCGTCCTCTTTTCGGAGTACGAACCGTATCTCGACCTCGAGACCGCAGAGCGCGTTCTCGAGCGGCTCCGAGACGAACTCGTCGCGCTGATCGAAGAGATCGACGCGAGCGAGTCGGATCTCGAGACCGACGCCTTCTCGGGCGAGTTCGACGACGACGATCAGGAGACGCTGGCCCGCGATGTCCTCGACTCGCTTGGCTACGACTGGGATCGCGGCCGTCTCGACACCGCACCGCACCCGTTCTCCTCGGGGACGCAGTTCGACGCCCGGGTGACGACCCGGTTCGAGGAGGACGACCTGCTCGGCTCGATCACGTCGACGATCCACGAGTTCGGTCACGCCAACTACACGCTCGGCTTGCCCGACGACGGCTACGGCACGCCGCTTGGGGAATCTCGTGACCTCTCCGTCCACGAGTCCCAGTCGCGGCTCTGGGAGAACCACGTCGGCCGCTCCCGGCCGTTCTGGGAGCAGTTCCTGCCGATCGCTCGCGAGCGGTTCCCCGAACTCGAGGATGTCACGCCCGAAGAGGCCTACGAGGCCGCGAACCAGGTCTACGACGACAACCTCATCCGAGTCGAAGCGGACGAACTCACCTACCACCTCCACATCGTCATCCGGTTCGAGATCGAGCGTGAACTCATCTCGGGCGATCTCGAGGTCGCTGACGTGCCCGAGGTCTGGAACGACAAGTACGAGGAGTACCTTGGCGTCCGCCCCGAGACCGACGCGGAAGGCTGCCTGCAGGATATCCACTGGTCGCACGGCTCCTTTGGCTACTTCCCGACCTACTCGCTGGGCTCGGTCCTCGCAGCACAGCTCTATGCCGCCGCGGAAGACGATCTCGGCGACCTCACCGACGACATCCGCGCCGGCGAGTTCGACGCGCTCAACGGCTGGCTCCGCGAGAACGTCCACCAGCACGGCTGCCGGTACACCACGCCCGAATTGATCGAGCAGGCGACCGGCGAGCCGTTCACCGCCGACTACTTCCTCGAGTACGTCGAGGAGAAGTACGGCAAACTGTACGGCCTCTAA
- a CDS encoding M20 family metallopeptidase, translating into MTVTELTRELVSIPSYEDETEAGDFIEEWLEREVGGDATIIRDEAGNVIARKGDPAAETLALVGHHDVVEPATPQVRQEDDGEYVVEERDGRLYGRGTADMKGAVAAAMLAFRDAEPAGELAVASFVGEEVGGVGARHAIDEGFAPEYAVVGEGSTGYSSPGVTDVAVAHKGRRGSTITARGVAAHASEAEAGENAIYWATEAVSLVRDLEPPAVEVADETLEGSVVVTEIDGGTAMNVVPDCCEVTVDERTVPGERAPLERVEELEGVEWTVDQDLPPMECTDEAFAETVFEAVDAAQPVAPELVTKPHATDAGWLAAAGTACVVCGPAEPGEAHTETESVSIDVLERCRAIYRQVAESWLA; encoded by the coding sequence GTGACCGTCACCGAGCTCACCCGCGAGTTGGTTTCGATCCCGAGTTACGAGGACGAGACCGAAGCGGGCGATTTCATCGAGGAGTGGCTGGAACGGGAAGTCGGCGGCGACGCGACGATCATCCGCGACGAGGCTGGTAACGTGATCGCTCGGAAGGGAGACCCGGCTGCGGAGACGCTCGCACTCGTCGGCCACCACGATGTCGTGGAGCCAGCCACGCCGCAGGTCCGACAGGAGGACGACGGCGAGTACGTCGTCGAGGAGCGTGACGGCCGTCTCTACGGCCGCGGGACCGCAGACATGAAAGGCGCGGTCGCGGCGGCCATGCTTGCCTTCCGAGATGCCGAGCCCGCGGGTGAATTGGCCGTCGCGAGTTTCGTCGGCGAAGAGGTCGGCGGTGTCGGCGCACGACACGCCATCGACGAGGGTTTTGCCCCCGAGTACGCCGTCGTCGGGGAGGGCTCGACGGGCTACTCGAGTCCGGGCGTCACCGACGTCGCGGTCGCCCACAAGGGCCGACGCGGGAGCACGATCACTGCCCGTGGCGTGGCTGCCCACGCCAGCGAAGCCGAAGCGGGAGAGAACGCAATCTACTGGGCGACCGAGGCCGTCTCGCTGGTCCGGGACCTCGAGCCACCCGCGGTCGAGGTGGCAGACGAGACGCTCGAGGGCAGCGTCGTCGTCACCGAAATCGACGGTGGCACGGCGATGAACGTCGTCCCCGATTGCTGTGAGGTCACGGTCGACGAACGGACGGTGCCCGGCGAACGAGCCCCACTCGAGCGCGTCGAAGAACTCGAGGGAGTCGAGTGGACGGTCGACCAGGACCTGCCGCCGATGGAGTGTACCGACGAGGCGTTTGCCGAGACGGTGTTCGAGGCGGTCGACGCCGCGCAACCGGTCGCCCCTGAACTCGTCACGAAGCCCCACGCGACCGACGCTGGTTGGCTCGCTGCCGCTGGCACGGCGTGTGTCGTCTGTGGCCCGGCAGAACCCGGCGAGGCCCACACCGAAACGGAGAGCGTCTCGATCGACGTCCTCGAGCGGTGTCGGGCGATCTACCGGCAGGTCGCGGAGTCGTGGCTCGCGTGA